The Arabidopsis thaliana chromosome 5, partial sequence genomic interval TTTGTCCTgtcatcaaagaaaaaagaaatgcaagatacaataattaacaaacctttgattttgtttttcccttttttgaggataaataaataaaatttagtctTTGGTGTAAATCTATATGGATTGAATAACATTAAATTTTCGGTGTAAAggtaagtctttttttttttttggtcatctGTAAAGGTAAGTCTATATGGATTGAAtaacaatatttgttttggtgtaaATCCATATGCATTGAAtaacaatagtttttttacttttttctccttttaaaAGGCttatttttggattaaaaaaaaaacatatttggtgTGGtgtaaataaaagaaagaataacaatattcaaaatcatagattaaaaaatatgtttttataaaaatttctaaatcACAAATAGAGCAAGACACTATTTATGacattattttcaatattagtGATCAAATAACTTATCAGTAGTTTTTTTGCAAGACCTTCCTCTTGATATTACTAATGTTTGGGTTTGGCTTTCAAGTTGTGAAGTGATTGCTCATTGCTCCACGGTCTTAACAAGCTAATACTactaatcaatttttatttttccaataCTTGAATAAATAGTAGAGATTTAgtatcacaaaaacaaattatgaagTGTGTTCATATAAAACATTTCTGAATACCAATCTTTAATCATAACCGAGACAAATAAACGCACAAAAGAAAGTAACATCTTCACAAGTTTTGTCTTCCAAAGTAAAGATAAGAGcatagaagaaaacagagggaaaaagaaagagaattacTTCTGAATAATCTCAGGCCAAAACTGAGCGTTTTTAACTTTGGAAATACTCGCCAACACAGTTAACGGTGTCACGTCTCCCGTCACGGTAACCTTCTTTGCTGCGAAGTCTATGTTATACGACGTCACTCCTGCGTTCAACAATCATCAAAGgaccaaaaacagagtatttttacaaatcaagtatatattttcatgaatAGAAGAAATACTTTACTTGTTAGTTACCTTTCAATTTCGATAGATGTTTCTTAACTTTCCCTGCACAGCCTTTGCAATGAAGTGACACTCTCAAAACAACCACCTTTAAGCAACGAAAGAAAGATTGTCAAGTTTAATCTCAAAACATTAACTCATGATTAAATATTATGGTTTTGTTCGATTACTTACTTGATCGGAAGATGAGTTTTTCTCCGGTGGTGATGGCGGCGACGActgaggaggagaaggaggtgggggaggaggaggagagaatTTGAAATCCGGGGACGAAACATCTTTATCTTCAAGAGAGCTCAGAGAAGCTGTAGGAGAAGCTTTTGTGGGTTCAGAGAAAGGATTATCGGGAGATAGAACCGGTTCATAATCCAAGAACCCCTCGAAGAAATCGGgttgcttcttctccaagaaAGAAGCAGAAGTTGATAGATACTTTGAGGCGTTTATTATGAGTCGATCTTcatgaaaattatttaaatcatCAGCTTTGGTTATCTCCGGTTCATCAATAGGTATTGGAATCGGGTCGGAATCCACAAACCCGTCAAAGAAAACCGGGTTACTCAATAAGTACCTTGAAGAACCCTGAGGTGTGTCACTGCTAAAACAACTAACCGGTGACTTACCAACATCACTGTCACCTTTCTTGCTCTTCCTCTTCGCTAACCGTTTTTGTTCACTACTCTCGAGACCTAGTCTAGTCATAAGAGGAGTATGATAAgtagaagaagacgaagaagagggATTAAGGTTTGGGGAAGGTGGAGGAGTGAGTCTCCGACCGTCACGTATGATTGGGTTATGACGGTCAATGGCTCGACCACCGAGCCGGATCgtggctgaagaagaagaagaaggttgtgAGGTTTGATCCATGGTTGAGCAAAGGGTTGTTGTTGATGCTTGAGAAGCACACAACATGTTTTGTATggtttacaagaaatttaagaaaaagtcTTTAGTGTTTGCAATGAAAATGTGGAGAGATTTCTATAGTCACatataaaatcaattaaaaatgtaCATATTTTTAGGTTCGagttaaagatatttttttgggtgatGGAATCGACTTTAGAAAAAAGTAAGTTTATTCGTATTCTTATCAAACCAATGTGTGAGAGATTGATTGCTAGTAGACCTAGAAACCGTGTGAAATTATTTTGATTCGATTGAACTGACGATTTTTGGACCATCTACTACAAATAAATACAGTGTAGTTTACTCTCTTttagatagaagaagaagaaaaaaaaaatcattttgttagaaaatcatatttttttaaaacaccaaaaagaaaatagaaaggCCAATTCTTTTTGCCAACCCTTAATGATAGTTCCGAATCTCATtctcacaaacaaaaaataatcagaaTCTGATGCTTATGGGTTTTATTGACGAATTTATTCGTATTAGCTTTCACTATTCACACCTTTTCTCTTTTCGGCATACGACGACCCAATTAAATGTTCTTTAATAAAAAGCCCATGTTTTGTGGAAATAACTATTGGGCTATTACACGGCCCATTATATTTGCCAAGAGAATCACGAGGGTTTTCTAACTCAAATCGATTTCACAAAGGCATCgtataaattttcttcttcaacaaaattagggtttggagCCAGAAAAGAGCAAATAGGCGGCACATCAGTTCTCAACACTCACGATGGGTATGACGAAGAACAGATCCTTATAATCCTTAATCTAATTCGTGTTcgtttcttttgattcttcaattGCGTGATTCtgattggatttgtttttgttttggtttgattttgttgtataGCGAGAATTAAGGTTCATGAGCTTAGAGATAAATCAAAGACCGATCTTCAGAATCAGTTGAAGGAATTCAAGGCTGAACTCGCTCTCCTCCGTGTCGCTAAAGTCACCGGAGGCGCTCCCAACAAGCTCTCCAAAATGTATGTCTTTTATATATCTACTTATACGTATATATgaaatgtgtgtatatatatcctCATTTGTTAGGATTTAGTGTTACTTTCCAATTTGGAGACATTTCACTTAGATTTAGAGTAATTGAAGAATTTGGAGTAAGAGAACATATGGTGCTCTGTTTTGGAATTTGCATTTGTATCATCATTTGGGATATCATCAGTAGAATGGATGTGGATTTAGCTTATGACTCGAATATGTATCTTAGATCAATCAAATTTGGGCCTTGTATGTAGTTGATGAACACcttattttggtttagtcGGATTCGGTTTGACAAGTCATTGATTGAAAGTTGTGTGTTATTGATATCCAGCAAGGTTGTGAGGAAATCCATTGCTCAGGTGTTGACAGTGATCTCCCAGAAGCAGAAATCTGCTTTAAGAGAGGCatacaagaacaagaagctcTTGCCTCTTGATCTCCGTCCCAAGAAAACACGAGCTATCCGTAGACGTCTCACCAAGCATCAGGTCTTTACCCGAATTACCATTTCCAATTATATAATGTTCTTTTGAATTGGATAGCAAATTAGCAATCATAATAACTTATGGTGTTTGTGGTAACAGGCTTCGTTGAAGACAGAgcgtgagaagaagaaggagatgtaTTTCCCAGTGAGGAAGTACGCTATCAAAGTGTAGTTTCATTCTCCCAGCTCTAGCTTCTAGAAATGAATGATTCAGCCTTTGATTATCGGCTTATGTTATCTCCTCTCTTTTTGTCCAACCTTATTAATTTTAGTTGTACTGAAGTTTTGTTATCACACAACCTCTCTAAAATCATTAGTATTTcataaatattgaatttattctgggttttgttgtctctttggtaaattttgatttttcggTTGTTTAGAGTTAAGGGACGATTGAATGAAGGATTGTAAACGAACATGGTTGATTTATACGGAGAATTTCTGATACGTATCGGCcaaaatagataaaatcaggaaaaagaaaagaacaagtACTTAAAGTCTTAAACGACCACAGTGGGAGTCGAACCCACGACCTTTTGATCCGAAGTCAAACGCGCTAATCCACTGCGCTATGCGGTCAAGACGAATATGCAAGTCTCAAACACTATTTGTTGATTCATATTTGGATTTCGAGACTTGGAGCTTGTGAATGTGAAATCTATTTTCACTTTGGACCAGTGTTATTTTCATGGTTGGTTGgtatcataaattcataatcgTCGGATATTTTACCACGTTCACACAGAAAACCCCAATAATGGAGactcatttattattttcttcatatgtCACTTTCTATCGccaattgttttttggttttctttgaaaaaatgTCTAAATGACTAAATCCATCGCAAATTTCATTTTAGTGAATTAGTGGCACGGAGAACATTTAAAGTTGATTCTGTTGGTTTTGataaacattttattcaaatatactcatgatttgtttgttgacCTAAAtctgattgttttttgttttcaaatagaaaaac includes:
- a CDS encoding Ribosomal L29 family protein (Ribosomal L29 family protein; FUNCTIONS IN: structural constituent of ribosome; INVOLVED IN: translation, ribosome biogenesis; LOCATED IN: cytosolic ribosome, ribosome, cytosolic large ribosomal subunit, plasma membrane; EXPRESSED IN: 25 plant structures; EXPRESSED DURING: 15 growth stages; CONTAINS InterPro DOMAIN/s: Ribosomal protein L29 (InterPro:IPR001854), Ribosomal protein L29, conserved site (InterPro:IPR018254); BEST Arabidopsis thaliana protein match is: Ribosomal L29 family protein (TAIR:AT3G09500.1); Has 1285 Blast hits to 1285 proteins in 517 species: Archae - 138; Bacteria - 370; Metazoa - 303; Fungi - 146; Plants - 143; Viruses - 0; Other Eukaryotes - 185 (source: NCBI BLink).) encodes the protein MARIKVHELRDKSKTDLQNQLKEFKAELALLRVAKVTGGAPNKLSKIKVVRKSIAQVLTVISQKQKSALREAYKNKKLLPLDLRPKKTRAIRRRLTKHQASLKTEREKKKEMYFPVRKYAIKV
- the NAKR1 gene encoding Heavy metal transport/detoxification superfamily protein (Heavy metal transport/detoxification superfamily protein; FUNCTIONS IN: metal ion binding; INVOLVED IN: metal ion transport; LOCATED IN: chloroplast; EXPRESSED IN: 22 plant structures; EXPRESSED DURING: 12 growth stages; CONTAINS InterPro DOMAIN/s: Heavy metal transport/detoxification protein (InterPro:IPR006121); BEST Arabidopsis thaliana protein match is: Chloroplast-targeted copper chaperone protein (TAIR:AT2G37390.2); Has 35333 Blast hits to 34131 proteins in 2444 species: Archae - 798; Bacteria - 22429; Metazoa - 974; Fungi - 991; Plants - 531; Viruses - 0; Other Eukaryotes - 9610 (source: NCBI BLink).) → MLCASQASTTTLCSTMDQTSQPSSSSSATIRLGGRAIDRHNPIIRDGRRLTPPPSPNLNPSSSSSSTYHTPLMTRLGLESSEQKRLAKRKSKKGDSDVGKSPVSCFSSDTPQGSSRYLLSNPVFFDGFVDSDPIPIPIDEPEITKADDLNNFHEDRLIINASKYLSTSASFLEKKQPDFFEGFLDYEPVLSPDNPFSEPTKASPTASLSSLEDKDVSSPDFKFSPPPPPPPSPPQSSPPSPPEKNSSSDQVVVLRVSLHCKGCAGKVKKHLSKLKGVTSYNIDFAAKKVTVTGDVTPLTVLASISKVKNAQFWPEIIQK
- the NAKR1 gene encoding Heavy metal transport/detoxification superfamily protein (Heavy metal transport/detoxification superfamily protein; FUNCTIONS IN: metal ion binding; INVOLVED IN: metal ion transport; LOCATED IN: chloroplast; EXPRESSED IN: 22 plant structures; EXPRESSED DURING: 12 growth stages; CONTAINS InterPro DOMAIN/s: Heavy metal transport/detoxification protein (InterPro:IPR006121); BEST Arabidopsis thaliana protein match is: Chloroplast-targeted copper chaperone protein (TAIR:AT2G37390.2); Has 30201 Blast hits to 17322 proteins in 780 species: Archae - 12; Bacteria - 1396; Metazoa - 17338; Fungi - 3422; Plants - 5037; Viruses - 0; Other Eukaryotes - 2996 (source: NCBI BLink).); this encodes MLCASQASTTTLCSTMDQTSQPSSSSSATIRLGGRAIDRHNPIIRDGRRLTPPPSPNLNPSSSSSSTYHTPLMTRLGLESSEQKRLAKRKSKKGDSDVGKSPVSCFSSDTPQGSSRYLLSNPVFFDGFVDSDPIPIPIDEPEITKADDLNNFHEDRLIINASKYLSTSASFLEKKQPDFFEGFLDYEPVLSPDNPFSEPTKASPTASLSSLEDKDVSSPDFKFSPPPPPPPSPPQSSPPSPPEKNSSSDQVVVLRVSLHCKGCAGKVKKHLSKLKGVTSYNIDFAAKKVTVTGDVTPLTVLASISKVKNAQFWPEIIQK
- a CDS encoding Ribosomal L29 family protein (Ribosomal L29 family protein; FUNCTIONS IN: structural constituent of ribosome; INVOLVED IN: translation, ribosome biogenesis; LOCATED IN: ribosome, cytosolic large ribosomal subunit; EXPRESSED IN: 24 plant structures; EXPRESSED DURING: 15 growth stages; CONTAINS InterPro DOMAIN/s: Ribosomal protein L29 (InterPro:IPR001854); BEST Arabidopsis thaliana protein match is: Ribosomal L29 family protein (TAIR:AT3G09500.1).); translated protein: MARIKVHELRDKSKTDLQNQLKEFKAELALLRVAKVTGGAPNKLSKIRMDVDLAYDSNMYLRSIKFGPCIKVVRKSIAQVLTVISQKQKSALREAYKNKKLLPLDLRPKKTRAIRRRLTKHQASLKTEREKKKEMYFPVRKYAIKV
- the NAKR1 gene encoding Heavy metal transport/detoxification superfamily protein, which produces MLCASQASTTTLCSTMDQTSQPSSSSSATIRLGGRAIDRHNPIIRDGRRLTPPPSPNLNPSSSSSSTYHTPLMTRLGLESSEQKRLAKRKSKKGDSDVGKSPVSCFSSDTPQGSSRYLLSNPVFFDGFVDSDPIPIPIDEPEITKADDLNNFHEDRLIINASKYLSTSASFLEKKQPDFFEGFLDYEPVLSPDNPFSEPTKASPTASLSSLEDKDVSSPDFKFSPPPPPPPSPPQSSPPSPPEKNSSSDQVVVLRVSLHCKGCAGKVKKHLSKLKGN